The proteins below come from a single Iocasia fonsfrigidae genomic window:
- the tnpB gene encoding IS66 family insertion sequence element accessory protein TnpB (TnpB, as the term is used for proteins encoded by IS66 family insertion elements, is considered an accessory protein, since TnpC, encoded by a neighboring gene, is a DDE family transposase.) translates to MLNQHHINKVYLSLGPTDLRKSINGLSLIVQESFKLNPFSHDLFVFCNRKQDKLKILEWDNDGFWLHYKRLEKSRFRWPDGTTGSTVMIDERQFRWLLDGLSIHQKGAHPAVKERIII, encoded by the coding sequence ATGTTAAATCAGCATCATATCAATAAAGTATATTTATCCCTGGGGCCTACAGATCTTAGGAAATCAATCAATGGCCTATCCTTAATAGTTCAGGAGAGCTTTAAGCTCAATCCCTTTTCTCATGACCTCTTTGTCTTCTGTAACAGAAAGCAGGACAAACTCAAGATTTTGGAATGGGATAATGATGGTTTCTGGTTACACTACAAACGCCTGGAAAAAAGTAGATTCAGATGGCCTGATGGTACTACTGGCTCTACAGTAATGATTGATGAAAGACAATTCAGGTGGTTACTTGATGGTTTATCTATTCATCAAAAAGGTGCTCATCCTGCCGTTAAAGAAAGAATAATCATCTAA
- the neuB gene encoding N-acetylneuraminate synthase, with protein sequence MKKTLIIAEAGVNHNGSLEIAKQLVDKAKEAGADIVKFQTFKAEKLVSKYAGKAEYQKQTTDACENQYNMIKKLELDLNMHKELIEYCKLKEINCLSSPFDIDSIKLLTKFGIDIIKIPSGEITNLPYLKEIGKLKKRVILSTGMSTLGEIEKALNILIVNGTNDVVVLHCNTEYPTPMKDVNLRAMRTIKEAFKIEVGYSDHTLGIEVPIAAVVMGASIIEKHFTLDKRMAGPDHRASLEPHEFKAMVNAIRNIEKALGNGIKKPSDSELPNINVVRKSIVAKCNIKKGETLSKSNITVKRPGNGISPMRWDEMIGKAAKRDYLADEMIEI encoded by the coding sequence GTGAAAAAAACCCTTATAATAGCAGAAGCAGGTGTTAATCACAATGGTTCATTAGAAATAGCTAAACAGCTTGTAGATAAAGCCAAAGAAGCTGGCGCAGATATAGTTAAGTTTCAGACATTTAAAGCTGAAAAACTAGTCTCAAAATATGCTGGAAAGGCAGAATATCAAAAACAAACAACGGATGCTTGTGAAAATCAATATAATATGATTAAAAAATTAGAATTAGACTTAAACATGCATAAAGAGTTAATAGAATATTGTAAGTTAAAAGAGATAAATTGTTTATCATCCCCCTTCGATATAGATAGTATAAAACTTCTAACTAAATTTGGCATTGACATTATTAAAATTCCTTCTGGAGAAATAACCAACCTACCCTATTTAAAAGAAATTGGAAAGTTAAAGAAGCGAGTTATTTTATCAACGGGAATGTCAACACTTGGAGAAATTGAAAAGGCGTTAAATATTTTGATTGTAAATGGAACAAATGATGTTGTTGTTTTACATTGTAATACAGAGTACCCAACCCCTATGAAGGATGTTAACTTAAGAGCTATGAGAACTATTAAAGAAGCTTTTAAAATAGAAGTAGGATACTCAGACCATACATTAGGAATAGAGGTTCCAATAGCTGCAGTGGTAATGGGTGCATCTATTATAGAGAAGCATTTCACATTAGATAAAAGAATGGCAGGTCCTGACCACAGAGCGAGCTTAGAGCCCCATGAATTTAAAGCAATGGTTAATGCTATTAGAAATATCGAAAAGGCATTGGGAAATGGAATAAAGAAGCCATCGGACTCCGAGCTTCCAAATATTAATGTTGTAAGAAAAAGTATAGTTGCAAAATGCAATATAAAAAAGGGTGAAACTCTTTCAAAGAGTAATATAACTGTAAAGAGACCAGGAAATGGTATATCACCAATGAGGTGGGATGAAATGATTGGTAAGGCCGCAAAAAGAGATTATTTGGCAGACGAGATGATAGAGATATAA
- a CDS encoding methionyl-tRNA formyltransferase, with protein MNNIFTIGYFADGKWAHEAFKLLINDKNIEIKFICVRYETTDLTLKNFAKKYNIDYLKHKDINSKEFLNQLKKYKCDLFVSMSFNQIFKKEIINTPEFKTINCHAGKLPFYRGRNILNWVLINDEKEFGITVHYVDEGIDTGDIVLQETYPITDEDDYSTLLSRAYTECANILYKAIKIIQSQDIKLMKQTDIHPVGFYCGKRKEGDEIIDWNQNSRELFNFIRALCEPGPMARSTLRDKVIKINKSKLVKNAPNYKGIVGQIVGKNQSGFIVKTKIRH; from the coding sequence GTGAATAATATATTTACGATAGGCTATTTTGCAGACGGTAAATGGGCTCATGAAGCATTCAAATTGTTAATAAATGATAAAAACATTGAAATAAAATTTATTTGTGTTAGATATGAAACCACAGATCTGACATTAAAGAACTTTGCTAAAAAATATAATATCGACTATTTAAAGCATAAAGACATTAACTCAAAAGAATTTTTAAATCAGCTAAAGAAATATAAGTGTGACCTGTTTGTATCAATGTCTTTTAATCAGATTTTTAAAAAAGAGATCATAAATACTCCTGAATTTAAAACCATTAATTGTCACGCTGGTAAATTACCTTTTTACAGAGGAAGAAACATATTAAATTGGGTGTTAATAAATGATGAAAAAGAGTTTGGAATCACAGTGCACTATGTTGATGAAGGAATTGATACAGGAGACATAGTATTACAGGAAACTTATCCTATAACAGATGAGGATGATTATTCAACATTGTTATCTAGAGCATATACTGAGTGTGCAAACATACTTTATAAAGCTATAAAGATTATACAAAGCCAGGATATTAAGCTAATGAAGCAAACAGATATACATCCAGTAGGTTTCTATTGTGGAAAAAGGAAAGAGGGCGACGAGATAATAGATTGGAATCAAAATAGCAGAGAATTGTTTAATTTTATCAGAGCATTATGTGAGCCAGGGCCAATGGCCAGGAGTACGCTAAGGGATAAAGTGATAAAAATAAACAAATCAAAGCTTGTTAAAAATGCACCTAACTATAAAGGGATTGTTGGACAAATAGTCGGTAAAAACCAAAGCGGATTTATAGTAAAAACAAAGATTCGACATTAG
- a CDS encoding desulfoferrodoxin family protein has protein sequence MGEEINHPMENAHFIQYVDLYANYYHLGRVNLTLECKAEVALLFSS, from the coding sequence ATGGGTGAAGAGATTAACCATCCAATGGAAAATGCCCACTTTATTCAATATGTTGATCTCTATGCTAACTACTATCATTTAGGAAGAGTTAATCTTACACTTGAGTGTAAGGCTGAAGTAGCCCTACTGTTTTCAAGCTGA
- the tnpC gene encoding IS66 family transposase, producing the protein MKTTDKSTIIQVNKEENQELSLEDKIARQAQQIEELTAKLNWYEEQFRLNQQRRFGASSEKFNSNQLSIFNEAEQEAKVSLKEPELEEITYKRRKGKNKKKKSFEDLPVEVIEYHLDEAEQICPQCGKQLHVMSKEIRKELKIIPAQVKVVEHVRDVYACRNCEKENITTPVITAPMPNPVLKGSFLSPSLLAYIMDTKYSQAVPLYRQEKQFKNFGIELSRQNLANWVIHGANNWLNYLYDRIYEYLLKEDIVHADETTLQVLSEKGKAAKSKSYMWLYATGVSSPPIYLYEYQPSRANEHPKKFLTGFSGFLQTDGYAGYNSVQDVTQLGCFAHARRGFTDALKALPKGSVHLKTNAEEGLNFCNRLFQIERDLKDLSAEERYQKRLEQSKPVLEAFLSWLKIKEQQTLPKSGLSKAIKYCLNQWPKLEAFLLDGRLEISNNRAERAIKPFVIGRKNFLFSKSVKGATASAITYSIIETAKANNLVPFFYLKYLFEKLPNIDLQNIDELDELLPWSQSIPEECRIPHKN; encoded by the coding sequence ATGAAAACTACTGATAAATCAACGATTATACAAGTTAATAAAGAAGAAAATCAAGAGCTATCTTTAGAAGATAAAATTGCAAGACAGGCTCAACAAATTGAAGAATTGACAGCTAAATTAAACTGGTATGAGGAGCAATTTCGCTTAAACCAACAAAGACGATTTGGTGCTTCTAGTGAAAAATTTAATTCTAATCAGTTATCAATTTTCAATGAGGCTGAACAGGAAGCTAAGGTCAGTCTCAAAGAACCTGAACTCGAGGAGATTACATATAAAAGACGTAAGGGCAAAAACAAAAAGAAAAAGTCCTTCGAAGATCTCCCTGTTGAAGTCATTGAATATCATCTAGATGAAGCTGAGCAGATCTGTCCGCAATGTGGTAAGCAACTTCATGTCATGAGTAAGGAAATTAGAAAAGAATTAAAGATTATTCCTGCTCAGGTTAAGGTTGTTGAACATGTTCGTGATGTTTATGCCTGTAGAAATTGCGAAAAGGAAAATATCACAACTCCAGTAATTACTGCTCCTATGCCTAATCCAGTTTTAAAAGGGAGTTTTCTCTCTCCATCGTTACTGGCATATATCATGGATACCAAATATTCTCAAGCAGTACCTCTTTACAGACAGGAGAAACAATTTAAGAATTTTGGCATTGAGCTATCCCGTCAAAATCTGGCTAACTGGGTAATCCATGGAGCCAACAACTGGCTTAACTATCTATATGATAGAATATATGAATATTTATTAAAAGAAGATATCGTACATGCTGATGAAACTACACTTCAGGTTTTATCTGAAAAAGGTAAAGCAGCTAAAAGCAAATCATATATGTGGCTCTATGCTACTGGAGTTTCCAGTCCACCGATCTACTTATATGAATATCAACCTTCCAGGGCTAATGAACATCCGAAGAAATTCTTAACTGGATTCAGTGGGTTTCTTCAAACCGATGGCTATGCTGGGTACAATAGTGTTCAGGACGTCACCCAGCTCGGATGTTTTGCTCACGCTAGACGTGGTTTCACAGATGCCTTAAAGGCATTACCTAAAGGCTCTGTTCACTTAAAAACTAATGCTGAGGAAGGTCTGAATTTCTGCAATCGACTCTTCCAGATTGAACGGGACTTAAAAGACTTATCAGCTGAAGAAAGATATCAAAAACGCCTTGAACAAAGCAAACCAGTTCTGGAGGCCTTTTTGTCATGGCTAAAAATCAAGGAACAACAGACTTTACCTAAAAGTGGTCTCAGCAAAGCTATTAAATATTGTCTCAATCAATGGCCTAAACTAGAAGCCTTTCTCCTGGATGGTAGACTAGAGATCAGTAATAATCGGGCAGAAAGAGCAATCAAGCCCTTTGTTATTGGGAGAAAGAACTTTCTATTTTCCAAGTCGGTAAAAGGAGCTACAGCCAGTGCCATTACTTACAGTATCATAGAGACCGCCAAAGCAAACAACTTAGTACCATTCTTTTATCTAAAATATCTTTTTGAGAAACTACCCAACATTGATCTACAAAATATAGATGAATTGGATGAATTATTACCTTGGTCTCAATCTATTCCGGAAGAATGCAGGATTCCTCATAAGAATTAG
- a CDS encoding NAD-dependent 4,6-dehydratase LegB, with protein sequence MKKVLVTGAEGFIGSHLVEGLLKEGNSIRAFVYYNSFNTWGWLDTFPKGKLKKIEIFTGDIRDPNGVRKAFQDIDEVYHLAALIAIPFSYYSPDSYIDTNIKGTLNILQAARDFGTSRVLITSTSEVYGSARYVPIDEKHPFQGQSPYSATKIGADRLAESFYRSFSLPITIVRPFNTYGPRQSARAVIPTIIMQLLAGKEKIKLGSLTPTRDFNYVKDTVQGFIEIAKSEKTIGEEINIASQEEISIGDLAGELVNQINSAAEIVCDQERMRPEKSEVNRLLGANEKIKRLTKWKPAYTFKEGLAETISWIKDNLDKYKVDIYNL encoded by the coding sequence ATGAAAAAAGTTTTGGTAACAGGAGCAGAGGGTTTTATAGGAAGCCATTTAGTAGAAGGATTACTTAAAGAGGGTAATAGTATAAGAGCCTTTGTATATTATAATTCTTTTAACACATGGGGATGGTTAGATACATTTCCAAAAGGCAAATTAAAGAAAATAGAAATATTTACTGGAGATATAAGAGATCCAAATGGAGTGCGAAAAGCGTTTCAAGATATTGACGAAGTATATCATTTAGCCGCTTTGATTGCAATACCCTTTAGTTATTATTCTCCAGATTCATATATTGATACTAATATAAAAGGAACATTAAACATATTACAAGCAGCAAGGGATTTTGGAACAAGTAGAGTTTTAATTACCTCAACATCAGAAGTATATGGGTCAGCAAGATATGTACCGATAGATGAAAAACACCCATTTCAAGGACAATCGCCATATTCAGCAACTAAAATAGGAGCAGATAGATTAGCTGAATCTTTTTATAGAAGTTTTAGTCTGCCAATAACAATAGTAAGGCCATTTAATACATATGGCCCAAGACAGTCAGCAAGGGCGGTTATACCAACTATAATAATGCAATTGTTGGCCGGAAAAGAAAAAATAAAACTGGGTTCTCTGACCCCAACTAGAGATTTTAATTATGTTAAGGATACAGTACAGGGTTTTATAGAAATTGCAAAATCAGAAAAGACGATTGGAGAAGAGATAAATATAGCTTCTCAGGAGGAAATATCAATAGGAGATTTAGCGGGAGAGTTAGTAAATCAAATAAATTCAGCTGCTGAAATAGTGTGTGATCAAGAAAGGATGAGGCCAGAAAAAAGTGAAGTAAATAGATTACTTGGCGCGAATGAAAAAATAAAGAGGCTAACAAAATGGAAGCCGGCTTATACATTCAAAGAAGGATTAGCTGAAACAATAAGCTGGATAAAAGACAATTTAGATAAGTATAAAGTTGATATCTATAATCTGTAA
- the neuC gene encoding UDP-N-acetylglucosamine 2-epimerase, which translates to MKKVCLITSTRAEYGLLSPLMESIKSVRELQLQLIVTGMHLSPEFGLTYQEIIEDGYRIDEKIEILLSSDTPIGISKSMGLTLISFSETYQRLKPDLIVVLGDRYEIFAAVSAACITKIPVAHLHGGETTEGAFDEAFRHSITKMSYLHFTSTSEYRKRVIQLGEHPNRVFNVGAIGIENIKKLKLLSKKELEKDINFKFGERTILVTFHSVTLEENTSREQFENILDAFDEIDNLKIIFTKTNSDTDGRIINKMIDKYVRKNTEKAIGFTSMGQIRYLSTMQYVDAVVGNSSSGIIEAPTFKVPTVNIGDRQKGRIQAETVINCKPIKNDIIAVLKKALSDDYKEEIRYAKNPYGDGKVSDKIINVITEWSFKNIDLKKKFYNVTIY; encoded by the coding sequence ATGAAAAAGGTCTGTTTAATTACTAGCACCAGAGCAGAATATGGTCTGTTAAGTCCTCTGATGGAAAGTATAAAGAGTGTTAGAGAATTACAACTGCAGTTAATAGTAACAGGAATGCATTTATCACCAGAGTTTGGCTTGACATATCAAGAAATAATTGAAGATGGTTACAGGATTGATGAAAAAATAGAAATTCTATTGAGCTCAGATACTCCCATAGGAATCTCCAAATCTATGGGACTTACTTTAATAAGTTTTTCAGAAACTTATCAGAGATTAAAACCTGATCTGATAGTTGTCCTTGGTGATAGATATGAGATATTTGCAGCAGTTAGTGCAGCCTGTATAACAAAAATTCCAGTTGCTCATTTACATGGTGGGGAAACTACCGAAGGTGCCTTTGATGAAGCCTTTAGACATTCTATTACAAAGATGAGCTATTTGCATTTTACCAGTACTAGTGAATATAGAAAAAGAGTAATCCAGCTGGGTGAACATCCTAATAGAGTTTTTAATGTAGGAGCAATAGGAATTGAAAATATTAAAAAACTAAAACTCCTTTCAAAAAAAGAATTAGAAAAAGATATTAATTTTAAGTTTGGGGAAAGAACTATATTAGTGACATTTCATTCAGTAACCCTGGAAGAAAATACTTCAAGGGAGCAATTCGAAAATATTTTAGATGCTTTTGATGAAATAGATAATTTAAAAATAATATTTACTAAAACAAATTCAGATACAGATGGAAGAATTATTAATAAAATGATAGATAAGTATGTCAGAAAAAACACAGAAAAAGCAATTGGTTTTACATCTATGGGCCAAATCAGATATTTAAGCACTATGCAATATGTTGATGCTGTTGTAGGTAATTCTTCCAGTGGTATTATTGAAGCACCTACATTTAAGGTTCCTACAGTAAATATAGGTGATAGACAAAAGGGTAGAATACAGGCTGAGACAGTAATCAATTGTAAGCCAATAAAAAATGATATAATAGCAGTTTTGAAGAAAGCCCTATCTGATGATTATAAAGAGGAGATTAGATATGCTAAAAATCCCTATGGAGATGGAAAGGTATCAGATAAAATTATTAATGTAATAACAGAATGGTCATTTAAAAATATAGATCTTAAAAAGAAATTTTATAATGTTACTATTTATTGA
- the tnpA gene encoding IS66 family insertion sequence element accessory protein TnpA → MNNKREIWIERIQDYKASSLTAAKWCEENGLNINSLRYYIHKFNKEKKEQESSQTKWTAVFPARAENNNSETKTIKITIGQAIIEVVPGFDSNTFETLIRILKEQC, encoded by the coding sequence ATGAATAACAAACGTGAAATCTGGATTGAAAGAATCCAGGATTACAAAGCAAGTAGTTTAACTGCTGCCAAATGGTGTGAAGAGAATGGTCTAAACATTAATTCTCTAAGATACTATATTCATAAATTTAATAAGGAAAAGAAAGAACAGGAATCTAGTCAAACTAAATGGACAGCTGTATTCCCTGCCCGAGCAGAAAATAACAATTCTGAAACTAAAACCATAAAAATAACTATAGGTCAGGCGATCATAGAGGTCGTTCCAGGTTTTGATTCTAATACTTTTGAAACTCTTATCAGGATTCTTAAAGAACAATGTTAA
- a CDS encoding acylneuraminate cytidylyltransferase family protein, whose product MSKILALIPARAGSKGVKSKNIRELAGKPLIAYTIMEAIKSNIFEDIIVSTDSEKIADIARKYGANVPFLRPKKFALDDSSTIDVIIHCFNFMRNIGKEYQEVILLQPTSPLRRAHHIKEAYQLFNSKNADFIISVCKCGHPPLWANTMDKDLKMDNFIRKEVKNMRRQDLPQFYQINGALYLAKVDKLIEEKGFLGKNSYAYIMSRENSIDIDTEIDFRFCEVIMGAVV is encoded by the coding sequence ATGAGTAAAATCCTAGCACTTATACCTGCGAGAGCGGGTTCTAAGGGAGTAAAAAGTAAAAACATTAGAGAATTAGCTGGAAAACCACTTATAGCATATACTATTATGGAAGCTATTAAGAGTAATATATTTGAAGATATTATTGTATCTACTGACTCAGAAAAAATAGCAGATATAGCAAGAAAATATGGTGCAAATGTGCCTTTCTTAAGACCCAAAAAATTCGCTTTAGATGATTCGTCTACAATTGATGTAATTATACACTGTTTTAATTTTATGAGAAATATAGGGAAAGAATATCAGGAAGTTATATTACTTCAACCAACATCTCCATTAAGAAGGGCTCATCATATAAAAGAAGCTTATCAGCTTTTTAATAGTAAAAATGCTGATTTTATTATAAGTGTATGCAAGTGTGGACATCCACCACTTTGGGCTAATACAATGGATAAGGATTTAAAAATGGATAATTTCATTCGAAAAGAAGTAAAAAATATGAGGAGACAAGATTTACCCCAATTTTATCAAATAAATGGTGCTTTATATTTAGCAAAAGTCGATAAACTGATTGAAGAAAAAGGTTTTTTAGGTAAAAATAGCTATGCTTATATAATGAGTAGGGAAAATTCAATAGACATAGATACCGAAATAGATTTTAGATTTTGTGAAGTTATTATGGGAGCAGTTGTGTAG
- a CDS encoding sugar phosphate nucleotidyltransferase translates to MNIRDLFINEGITIKEAIKKIDETANKILLITRDTVLKGVITDGDIRRWILMNGDLNEKVKLIMNHNPVYLMCGEESKAKDIMRKKLIEAIPVVNEKKEVINIILWKDLYDKELKSYNYISSPVVIMAGGKGTRLDPITKVFPKPLVPIGNIPVVERIINRFIDFGCEKFYLTINYKKNLIKAYFNDLDKNYEIEYIEEEKPLGTAGSLYLLKDKIKEPFFVSNCDILIGGNYYKMLKFHQENKNKITVITSLKFFTVPYGVIELNEESIIREISEKPEFDFLINTGMYILEPETLTDIPVNKFYHLTDLIKNYIKKGERVGAYPVSEESWLDMGQFKEMKKMLESLGF, encoded by the coding sequence ATGAATATACGAGATCTATTTATAAATGAAGGGATTACAATCAAAGAGGCTATAAAAAAAATAGATGAAACTGCCAATAAAATTCTATTAATAACCAGGGATACAGTATTAAAGGGTGTAATAACTGATGGAGATATCAGGCGCTGGATTTTGATGAATGGAGATTTAAATGAAAAAGTTAAATTAATAATGAACCATAATCCAGTCTATCTTATGTGTGGAGAAGAGTCTAAAGCTAAAGACATCATGCGGAAAAAACTGATTGAAGCAATACCTGTAGTAAATGAAAAAAAGGAAGTTATAAATATAATACTCTGGAAGGATCTTTATGATAAAGAATTAAAATCTTATAATTATATAAGCAGTCCGGTTGTAATAATGGCCGGTGGAAAAGGAACAAGGCTGGATCCTATTACCAAAGTATTCCCCAAACCTCTGGTTCCAATAGGGAATATACCAGTAGTTGAAAGGATAATAAATAGATTTATAGATTTTGGTTGTGAAAAATTTTATCTTACCATTAATTATAAAAAGAATTTAATTAAAGCTTATTTTAATGATTTAGATAAAAATTATGAAATTGAATATATTGAAGAAGAAAAACCATTAGGAACAGCTGGAAGCCTATATTTGCTAAAAGACAAAATAAAGGAACCCTTTTTTGTAAGCAATTGTGATATTTTAATAGGTGGTAATTACTATAAAATGCTTAAATTTCATCAAGAAAATAAAAATAAGATTACAGTTATAACTTCTCTTAAATTTTTTACTGTTCCTTATGGAGTAATAGAATTAAATGAGGAAAGCATTATCAGGGAAATAAGTGAAAAACCTGAATTTGATTTTTTAATAAATACAGGAATGTATATCTTAGAACCAGAAACACTAACTGATATACCTGTCAATAAATTTTATCATCTCACTGATTTGATAAAAAATTATATAAAAAAAGGGGAAAGGGTTGGAGCATATCCTGTAAGTGAAGAGTCATGGCTTGATATGGGCCAATTTAAAGAAATGAAAAAGATGCTGGAAAGCTTAGGTTTTTAG
- a CDS encoding LegC family aminotransferase, with product MEKLIPLSVPNFTGKELEYVTRAVETEWVSTGGRFIKEFEEKIAKYLKIKKAVACQSGTGALHLALRLSGVGAEHEVIVPTLTFIAAVNPVKYQGAEPVFMDCDDTLNMDLDKLEGFFQKECCLTKEGLINKRTNKTIKAVVIVHIFGNMIDMERIMKIARKYKLKVIEDATEALGSYCTTGEYSGKFAGTIGDFGAYSFNGNKIITTGGGGMLVAKDMVLVEKAKYLSAQAKDDPLYYIHDEIGYNYRMTNLQAALGIAQLEQLEELIEIKIKNYGLYEKEIQKIEGLDLLRFNKGTRSNYWFYSLMIDKEKYGFNRDELLKKLYQRNIQTRPIWGLIHEQKPYLKDQSYKVKRAKYYIERVLNIPCSTNLDKQDILTVINALKDFKSQKERYS from the coding sequence ATGGAGAAATTGATACCACTATCAGTGCCTAATTTTACAGGTAAAGAACTTGAATATGTGACCAGGGCTGTAGAAACAGAATGGGTATCAACTGGGGGAAGATTTATAAAAGAATTTGAAGAAAAAATAGCTAAATATTTGAAAATTAAAAAGGCTGTTGCCTGTCAAAGTGGTACTGGGGCTCTTCATTTAGCTTTAAGGCTTTCAGGAGTTGGAGCAGAACATGAAGTAATAGTACCTACACTTACCTTTATAGCTGCAGTTAATCCTGTTAAATATCAAGGAGCAGAGCCAGTATTTATGGACTGTGATGATACTCTAAATATGGATTTAGATAAATTAGAGGGGTTTTTTCAAAAAGAGTGCTGTTTAACTAAAGAAGGCTTAATTAATAAAAGAACCAATAAAACTATAAAAGCTGTGGTAATAGTACATATATTTGGAAACATGATTGATATGGAAAGAATAATGAAAATAGCTAGGAAATACAAATTAAAGGTTATAGAGGATGCAACTGAAGCATTAGGTTCGTACTGCACAACAGGAGAATACTCTGGTAAGTTTGCAGGAACCATAGGAGACTTTGGAGCATATTCTTTTAATGGAAACAAGATAATTACAACGGGTGGAGGAGGAATGCTTGTAGCTAAAGATATGGTTTTAGTTGAGAAAGCAAAATACTTGTCAGCTCAAGCAAAAGACGATCCCTTATATTATATACATGATGAAATAGGTTATAACTATAGAATGACAAATTTACAGGCAGCTCTTGGTATTGCTCAGTTGGAACAATTGGAAGAATTAATTGAGATAAAAATAAAAAACTATGGCCTTTATGAAAAAGAGATTCAAAAAATAGAGGGATTAGATTTATTAAGATTTAATAAAGGAACGAGATCAAATTATTGGTTTTATTCTTTAATGATAGATAAAGAAAAATACGGGTTTAATAGAGATGAATTATTAAAGAAATTATATCAAAGAAATATCCAGACTAGACCGATCTGGGGACTTATTCATGAACAAAAGCCATACCTAAAAGATCAGAGCTACAAAGTTAAAAGAGCTAAGTATTATATAGAAAGAGTTTTGAATATACCTTGCAGTACAAATTTAGATAAACAAGATATATTGACAGTTATTAATGCATTAAAGGATTTTAAATCTCAAAAAGAGAGATATAGTTGA